The DNA window CACTTCACTGACAAATCAGGCAGCAAGTCGGAGTCGTCGCTATTCAAGGTCGTCACCTGCTTCGAAATTTTTTAGCAGGAGTCGGGCTGAGACCAAACGTCGCTTAGGCGTGGCGAGCGAGGTGCCGAAAACACGAGCAGCGGCGGCCTGTGTCAGACCGTCGTACCCAAGAGCGAAAAAACACTTGTTCCGCCTCAACCGGTTGATCGAAGCTTTCATGGAACTCCGCCCAAGCTGCGAGGGATTCCGGATCGAAGTGGTTGTCGGCTTGTTCATCAGCCGCTTTTCCGCCGTCCGTGTCGTGCTCGGTGCCGATGCCCCACGGTCCGTCGTAACTCCGGCCAAGATCAATCAGTTCACGACCGATGTTTGTGGCTGCGAGTCCGTAGAACTTTCGGACGGATTCCGGTCTGACCGTCGCCAAGCCTCGATGCAGCCGCATCAAGCTCTGTTGAAGAACATCATCTGTGTCGGACCAACGTCCAACGCCGGGGTGCTTTTGCAGCATTCTTCGAGCCGTCGTCCATAGCCGATCACAGCAATGCTGGATGAACCCGCCGTGACTCCGGGCAATCTTCACTAAGCCGCTTCAATTGGTTTTGACAATCGGTCGTGTGCCCCAACCCCGCTCCTGACGACGGTTGCATTTGGCAAATCGTGCTGAAGGGGTGTATTTGGGCCGCCTCTTTTCACTGATGCGGGTGCCGAGCGGCAAGCAGCTCACGAGGGACTGGGAAATGTGAACTTTGTGTGAAGGCTGAGCTACATGGGATTCGGCACTCGCTTAATCTGTCATAGCGGTCATCGTCGGGGTGACCGAGAAGAAATGGTGTTAAAAAACAAAGGGAGAACGCTGGATGTCTATTCCGATGGCCGTTCTGGAAATGGCCCCTGTCGAAGTGTCAAGCGAGCGGAAGACCGACCCGCAGACCTGGTTGTGGAAACCAAAAGTGCACGACTGGGACCGCCTGACCGACGCCGTGAAGGCAAGCAACAATACGACGAGGAA is part of the Lignipirellula cremea genome and encodes:
- a CDS encoding sigma factor; its protein translation is MKIARSHGGFIQHCCDRLWTTARRMLQKHPGVGRWSDTDDVLQQSLMRLHRGLATVRPESVRKFYGLAATNIGRELIDLGRSYDGPWGIGTEHDTDGGKAADEQADNHFDPESLAAWAEFHESFDQPVEAEQVFFRSWVRRSDTGRRCSCFRHLARHA